The sequence aatgaaaacaacaaattattgttttctgtgttttctctttttttcttttctttattcttttcttcttttcagaacaaagtaagagatggggaatgactgcaagtgagtcatggctaatatcactatctcttagacgaatctttacatttgatccgatttagttggttttccttgttttcaaaaacagtttaccaaacaattttttgaaaatgaaaacaaggaaaaaagtgtatgtttttaaaacagtggaaaactatttttgaaaactgtttttcaaaactgtaccaaacaggcccttaCGTGGACTCGGGTTTGGACCCCTTTAAGAAATAAATTATCTCTAGTATCTGAAATTTCACTATGCTGTCTGATAAATTTAAGCGCATCTGCAGCAAAAGCTGAATCGTTCCAAGTTAAAGAGATTCTGCCAATCATAttattttggttaactatttcacATAAGCTGGACCCAGTCCCCAGAAAATTGAAAAACACAACAAACATCAACACGGCTTAAAGCAGTAACCATTCACCCTTGCAATACAAATGACCGCAATCAAAGACAAAAACTATCCAAAAGCCTCTCATATTATTTTGCTCTGAAGTGGTGTAAATCTTATTCAACTTGGGTTAACCTTTTACGTCCCCGATACCCTTTTCTGTTTGGGTTTTATTTCGACTTCAGAGAtctgcttgtaatttacaatctATTTGATGGTTGCGCAGCAACGTTCAGGTTCTCGTACTATGTATATTTGATCACCAGAACTCTGCTCCTTGTAAACATCCTGATTTCTGTGCCATGTCCACAAGGCATTTGTGTCATTCACAACCTGTAAAAAACAAAGGATGAGATGTTTTAACGAAGCTGAAGTGGACTCAATTGATTGCCTTGATATATTCTGAACTGTTCAATCTGGTAAAAGAACCCCCAGGAGACAACAAAATTAACCACTCACATACCAGGAAACAAACATATGATTAAAGTATAGAACTAGGAATAACACCTCTAGGATTCCATGCCCAAAGCTGCTCTCTCTGAATGCACTCCACTCTGGTTGTTTGTCCCAGCAGAATTGACCTTTACCAGGACCAGAAGTGATATTCAAATGACACACACCTCCAAATTCCGGCATATTGTCTCCTGGTGAAGGACACTTTCCAGGGTCATCGGCGTGCTCTACATCAACTTTTTCAATGTTCCCACCATCTCCTACATTGATGTAAACAGGTCCACATGGATCCAACGTGTAATTATACATTCTATTCATCCGCTCATAAGCATGCACCTAGCAGGAGTCCAGGTAAATACATAGCAGTTAGATAAACTGTTGTACTGGTAAAGATTAACAAGGTCTATTACCTACTGGTCAAGACTTACAAGGTCTATTACCGCTATGATAACTATTTCAGGTCTATGGAACAGGTCACCTCTTTAAGAAAAATAAATGGAACAAAATTTTGGAGGATAACAGGTCAATTTCTTAAATGCCTAAATAACAATAGAATTAAAGCTACAGAAACATAAAATTAGAAGATCTCATAGTGGGCTGTCTGTGGTCACATGGAGTACCATAAGCGCCATCCAAACTACTAGAAGAAAGGATATGAATGTCATCAGACAAAACCGTTAATGTCTGCACTATACTGATAAGAAAATGCCACAAACTCATGTTAATTGAGTCATGGACATAAAAGATTTTCAATTGCTTAACTGTAGAGCGACTGATACATCAAGAGAATAACAGAAAGGCAGATAACTTGGATTTTTTGAGCATTTATATACGACGAGCTAATTTGAAGGCATATATCAAAGAAATGGGGAAAATGTTGTGGCTTACATGACCAGAAAAGACAATGTCAACACCAAATTGATATAGAAGTCCTTCCATTTCTTGCCTCATGCATTCAAATTCCTGGTAATGTGATGAGTAGCTATTATACCAAGGTGGATGCCATGCAGCCACTAACCAAGGTGTCACTTCGCGGTCTACTTGTTCCAGATCTTTTCTTAGCCATGTGTGTTGGGAACCTGTGACAGAAAATCTCTGTAAATAGGATTCTTGCAAATGATACATAAGAAGATTCGACGAGAACGCAAGATTGATATAGAACATTAACTCATTGGGAACTCTCATGAAGACTAGGAAATGGCAGAAGAATTTTAGCAAATAGAGTGAGTCACCAGTTGTATTATAGTCAACATAAGCTCCCAACATGATAAAATGAATTCCTCCGGCATTGAACGAGTAGTAAAAATTGCTATCAGAGCCAGACTCATAAGAGGGAACAGCAAATCGTGCCGAATATGATTTGAAAGAGATCCCAGCTGCCTGAGTCTCAATCTCATGATTGCCTCCAATGACCATCATTGGAACTTTTGAGATCAAGGGCTCCATAAACCTACGTTTTGCATTCAACCGGGTAAATAACGCAATTGTTCAGGTTTTTAACAGAATGTAATATTGCTTATGCTGCTTGAGGCAAATTTATAACTCCATAAACCTACGTTTTAATTTCCATTTCAACCTGATAAACGGCTTATGCATTGCCTAGAAGAATACCCATCTTAGTTTCAGGTTTGCTGAAAGTGCTAGTTGTGTTCCTCATATGATATGGCTAAGCTAATTGTTTGTAGCAGAAATGTCATCTACAGCTTATGAGTATATATGACCTATATAAACATCCATACATCCTAGCCCACTGCCTCATATTTCCTGGGCGACCACCTTAGGCGACAACTTTCAGAACCTTTGCTGTTTTCAAGTATTTTACCTAGGCCCCTGGGTCACCTAAGAAAAATTAGGAATCGCCTTTAACCACATGGGATAAGAACTTCATAAAACATGTGCAGGTACCAAGGCGAAGGAAACCTGAAATGAGGCACACTTCACAAAGTATACTTACAAAGATGACTGATGGAAGCAAGAAAAGAGGCACTAGATAAACCTAAAGGTACCAGCTCTCACAAAAATCTTCAGTTCTATTCAGTACTCTTTATAATATACTCGAAACTACAACAAATTTTGGAAAGTTGAAGGTTTACCTTCCCCATCCGTCCCAGCGGGGTTGATAAGTTTCCCTAATGGGCGCATCTGGAAACGCGCATGAAAAGCATGGAACTCCTTTTCCTCCTGTTGTACGGTACTGATTTGCATAAGTTAAGTCTCCAAGCATCAAAATCATTGAAGGGTCATTCTTAACCATATGATCAACAGTTGTCGTTGAATTGCTTGTAAGCCCCAAGTCTCCAACCACTGCTATTCGTCTAGGATAGTTGATTGGCGACGGTAAGGGTAATGTTTTAAAGGTATGCTCTTTGCTCATTGCTGATAAAGAAGTATCACCACATTTATAGTAATATTTCTTCCCAGGTTCAAGACCTACAAGAGATAGCATGAACCCATGACATTGTACTCAAAACAAATGTATAAAACCACAATCAATTAGGGGAATGTTCTATTTCGGGTACATAAAC comes from Papaver somniferum cultivar HN1 chromosome 7, ASM357369v1, whole genome shotgun sequence and encodes:
- the LOC113296828 gene encoding purple acid phosphatase 23-like codes for the protein MVVDYYSKQLWCSPFLLFFFLTAIIMEEMKLIISTANQIPTTLEGPFPPVTRRFDSSLRRGSDDLPMDHPRLRKRVSPMFPEQISLALSSQPTSIWVSWVTGDAQIGSNVIPLDPSTVKSEVWYGTQSGNYQFSQTGKSEVYSQLYPFQGLLNYTSGIIHHVRLQGLEPGKKYYYKCGDTSLSAMSKEHTFKTLPLPSPINYPRRIAVVGDLGLTSNSTTTVDHMVKNDPSMILMLGDLTYANQYRTTGGKGVPCFSCAFPDAPIRETYQPRWDGWGRFMEPLISKVPMMVIGGNHEIETQAAGISFKSYSARFAVPSYESGSDSNFYYSFNAGGIHFIMLGAYVDYNTTGSQHTWLRKDLEQVDREVTPWLVAAWHPPWYNSYSSHYQEFECMRQEMEGLLYQFGVDIVFSGHVHAYERMNRMYNYTLDPCGPVYINVGDGGNIEKVDVEHADDPGKCPSPGDNMPEFGGVCHLNITSGPGKGQFCWDKQPEWSAFRESSFGHGILEVVNDTNALWTWHRNQDVYKEQSSGDQIYIVREPERCCATIK